A window of Castor canadensis chromosome 10, mCasCan1.hap1v2, whole genome shotgun sequence contains these coding sequences:
- the Bap1 gene encoding ubiquitin carboxyl-terminal hydrolase BAP1 isoform X2 — MNKGWLELESDPGLFTLLVEDFGVKGVQVEEIYDLQSKCQGPVYGFIFLFKWIEERRSRRKVSTLVDDTSVIDDDIVNNMFFAHQLIPNSCATHALLSVLLNCSNVDLGPTLSRMKDFTKGFSPESKGYAIGNAPELAKAHNSHARPEPRHLPEKQNGLSAVRTMEAFHFVSYVPITGRLFELDGLKVYPIDHGPWGEDEEWTDKARRVIMERIGLATAGEPYHDIRFNLMAVVPDRRIKYEARLHVLKVNRQTVLEALQQLIRVTQPELIQTHKSQESQLPEESKPASGKSPLVLEAGRTPAASEGTHTDGVEEVAGSCPQAPTHSPPSKPKLVVKPPGSSLNGVPPNPTPIVQRLPAFLDNHNYAKSPMQEEEDLAAGVGRSRVPVRPPQQYSDDEDDYEDDEEDDVQNTNFAIRYKRKGTGKPGSLSSSAEGQLSVLQPNTINVLAEKLQESQKDLSLPLSIKTSSGTGSPAVAVPTHSQPSPTPSNESTDTASEIGSAFNSPLRSPIRSANPTRPSSPVTSHISKVLFGEDDSLLRVDCIRYNRAVRDLGPIISTGLLHLAEDGVLSPLALTESGKGSSPSIRLSQVNQGSSSLEEKEVVEATDSREKTGLFRPSEPLSGEKYSPKELLALLKCVEAEIANYEACLKEEVEKRKKFKIDDQRRTHNYDEFICTFISMLAQEGMLANLVEQNISVRRRQGVSIGRLHKQRKPDRRKRSRPYKAKRQ; from the exons ATGAATAAGGGCTGGCTGGAGCTGGAGAGCGACCCGG GCCTCTTCACCCTCCTGGTGGAAGATTTCG GTGTCAAAGGGGTACAGGTGGAGGAGATCTATGACCTTCAGAGCAAATGCCAGGG CCCTGTGTATGGATTCATCTTCCTGTTCAAATGGATCGAAGAACGCAGGTCCCGTCGCAAGGTTTCTACCTTGGTGGATGATACCTCCGTGATTGATGATGATATTGTGAATAATATGTTCTTTGCTCACCAG CTGATACCCAACTCTTGTGCCACTCATGCCTTGCTGAGCGTGCTCCTGAACTGCAGCAATGTGGACCTGGGGCCCACCTTGAGTCGAATGAAGGATTTTACCAAAGGTTTCAGCCCTGAG AGCAAAGGATATGCAATTGGCAATGCCCCAGAGTTGGCCAAGGCACATAATAGCCATGCCAG GCCAGAGCCACGTCACCTCCCTGAGAAGCAGAATGGTCTTAGTGCAGTGCGGACCATGGAGGCATTCCACTTTGTCAGCTATGTGCCCATCACAGGACGGCTCTTTGAACTTGATGGGCTGAAGGTCTACCCCATTGACCATG GGCCCTGGGGGGAGGATGAAGAGTGGACAGACAAAGCCCGGCGGGTCATCATGGAGCGTATCGGCCTCGCCACTGCAGG GGAGCCCTACCACGACATCCGCTTCAACCTGATGGCAGTGGTACCTGACCGCAGGATCAAGTATGAGGCCAGGCTGCATGTGCTGAAGGTGAACCGTCAGACAGTACTGGAGGCTCTGCAGCAG CTGATTAGAGTAACACAACCTGAGCTGATTCAGACCCACAAGTCTCAAGAGTCACAGCTGCCTGAGGAGTCCAAGCCAGCCAGCGGCAAGTCCCCCCTTGTGCTGGAGGCAGGCAGGACCCCAGCGGCCTCTGAGGGCACCCACACAG ACGGTGTGGAGGAGGTGGCTGGTTCATGCCCACAAGCTCCAACCCACAGTCCTCCCAGCAAACCCAAGCTGGTGGTGAAGCCTCCAGGGAGCAGCCTCAATGGGgttccccccaaccccacccccattGTCCAGCGGCTGCCGGCCTTTCTAGACAATCACAACTATGCCAAGTCCCCCATGCAG GAGGAGGAAGACCTGGCAGCAGGTGTGGGCCGAAGTCGTGTTCCAGTCCGCCCACCCCAGCAATACTCGGATGATGAGGATGACTATGAGGATGATGAGGAAGATGACGTGCAGAACACCAATTTTGCCATCAG ATACAAGCGGAAAGGGACAGGGAAGCCAGGGTCATTGAGCAGTTCTGCAGAGGGGCAGCTGTCAGTGCTACAGCCCAACACCATCAACGTCTTGGCTGAGAAGCTCCAAGAGTCCCAGAAAGACCTCTCACTTCCTCTGTCCATCAAGACTAGCAGTGGGACTGGGAGTCCAGCTGTGGCAGTGCCCACACACTCACAGCCCTCACCCACCCCCAGCAATGAGAGCACAGACACTGCCTCTGAGATTGGCAGTGCTTTCAACTCACCTTTGCGCTCACCTATCCGCTCAGCCAACCCAACACGGCCCTCAAGCCCTGTCACCTCCCACATCTCCAAGGTGCTTTTTGGAGAGGATGATAGCCTGCTACGTGTTGACTGTATACGCTACAATCGTGCTGTCCGTGACCTGGGTCCTATCATCAGTACAGGCCTACTACACCTTGCTGAGGATGGTGTGCTGAGTCCCCTGGCACTGACAG AGAGTGGAAAGGGTTCCTCACCTTCCATCAGACTGAGCCAAGTCAACCAGGGATCCAGCAGCCTAGAGGAGAAGGAGGTGGTAGAAGCCACAGATAGCAGAGAGAAGACTGGGTTGTTCAGGCCCAGTGAGCCCTTGAGTGGGGAGAAGTACTCACCTAAG GAACTGCTGGCATTGCTAAAGTGTGTGGAGGCTGAGATTGCAAACTATGAAGCTTGCCtcaaggaggaggtggagaagaggaagaaattcaaG atTGATGACCAGAGAAGGACCCATAACTATGACGAGTTTATTTGCACCTTCATCTCCATGCTGGCTCAGGAAG GCATGCTGGCCAACCTGGTGGAGCAGAACATCTCTGTGAGGCGGCGTCAAGGGGTCAGCATTGGCCGGCTTCATAAGCAGCGGAAGCCTGACCGGCGGAAACGCTCTCGCCCCTACAAAGCCAAGCGCCAGTGA
- the Bap1 gene encoding ubiquitin carboxyl-terminal hydrolase BAP1 isoform X1, with amino-acid sequence MNKGWLELESDPGLFTLLVEDFGKSLSCPPNRGCGGLHLCALAVGPEAALPVLFPFVIAGVKGVQVEEIYDLQSKCQGPVYGFIFLFKWIEERRSRRKVSTLVDDTSVIDDDIVNNMFFAHQLIPNSCATHALLSVLLNCSNVDLGPTLSRMKDFTKGFSPESKGYAIGNAPELAKAHNSHARPEPRHLPEKQNGLSAVRTMEAFHFVSYVPITGRLFELDGLKVYPIDHGPWGEDEEWTDKARRVIMERIGLATAGEPYHDIRFNLMAVVPDRRIKYEARLHVLKVNRQTVLEALQQLIRVTQPELIQTHKSQESQLPEESKPASGKSPLVLEAGRTPAASEGTHTDGVEEVAGSCPQAPTHSPPSKPKLVVKPPGSSLNGVPPNPTPIVQRLPAFLDNHNYAKSPMQEEEDLAAGVGRSRVPVRPPQQYSDDEDDYEDDEEDDVQNTNFAIRYKRKGTGKPGSLSSSAEGQLSVLQPNTINVLAEKLQESQKDLSLPLSIKTSSGTGSPAVAVPTHSQPSPTPSNESTDTASEIGSAFNSPLRSPIRSANPTRPSSPVTSHISKVLFGEDDSLLRVDCIRYNRAVRDLGPIISTGLLHLAEDGVLSPLALTESGKGSSPSIRLSQVNQGSSSLEEKEVVEATDSREKTGLFRPSEPLSGEKYSPKELLALLKCVEAEIANYEACLKEEVEKRKKFKIDDQRRTHNYDEFICTFISMLAQEGMLANLVEQNISVRRRQGVSIGRLHKQRKPDRRKRSRPYKAKRQ; translated from the exons ATGAATAAGGGCTGGCTGGAGCTGGAGAGCGACCCGG GCCTCTTCACCCTCCTGGTGGAAGATTTCGGTAAGAGTCTTTCTTGCCCGCCGAACCGGGGCTGTGGGGGGCTTCATCTCTGCGCCCTCGCTGTAGGGCCAGAGGCTGCCCTTCCCGTTCTCTTTCCTTTTGTGATCGCAGGTGTCAAAGGGGTACAGGTGGAGGAGATCTATGACCTTCAGAGCAAATGCCAGGG CCCTGTGTATGGATTCATCTTCCTGTTCAAATGGATCGAAGAACGCAGGTCCCGTCGCAAGGTTTCTACCTTGGTGGATGATACCTCCGTGATTGATGATGATATTGTGAATAATATGTTCTTTGCTCACCAG CTGATACCCAACTCTTGTGCCACTCATGCCTTGCTGAGCGTGCTCCTGAACTGCAGCAATGTGGACCTGGGGCCCACCTTGAGTCGAATGAAGGATTTTACCAAAGGTTTCAGCCCTGAG AGCAAAGGATATGCAATTGGCAATGCCCCAGAGTTGGCCAAGGCACATAATAGCCATGCCAG GCCAGAGCCACGTCACCTCCCTGAGAAGCAGAATGGTCTTAGTGCAGTGCGGACCATGGAGGCATTCCACTTTGTCAGCTATGTGCCCATCACAGGACGGCTCTTTGAACTTGATGGGCTGAAGGTCTACCCCATTGACCATG GGCCCTGGGGGGAGGATGAAGAGTGGACAGACAAAGCCCGGCGGGTCATCATGGAGCGTATCGGCCTCGCCACTGCAGG GGAGCCCTACCACGACATCCGCTTCAACCTGATGGCAGTGGTACCTGACCGCAGGATCAAGTATGAGGCCAGGCTGCATGTGCTGAAGGTGAACCGTCAGACAGTACTGGAGGCTCTGCAGCAG CTGATTAGAGTAACACAACCTGAGCTGATTCAGACCCACAAGTCTCAAGAGTCACAGCTGCCTGAGGAGTCCAAGCCAGCCAGCGGCAAGTCCCCCCTTGTGCTGGAGGCAGGCAGGACCCCAGCGGCCTCTGAGGGCACCCACACAG ACGGTGTGGAGGAGGTGGCTGGTTCATGCCCACAAGCTCCAACCCACAGTCCTCCCAGCAAACCCAAGCTGGTGGTGAAGCCTCCAGGGAGCAGCCTCAATGGGgttccccccaaccccacccccattGTCCAGCGGCTGCCGGCCTTTCTAGACAATCACAACTATGCCAAGTCCCCCATGCAG GAGGAGGAAGACCTGGCAGCAGGTGTGGGCCGAAGTCGTGTTCCAGTCCGCCCACCCCAGCAATACTCGGATGATGAGGATGACTATGAGGATGATGAGGAAGATGACGTGCAGAACACCAATTTTGCCATCAG ATACAAGCGGAAAGGGACAGGGAAGCCAGGGTCATTGAGCAGTTCTGCAGAGGGGCAGCTGTCAGTGCTACAGCCCAACACCATCAACGTCTTGGCTGAGAAGCTCCAAGAGTCCCAGAAAGACCTCTCACTTCCTCTGTCCATCAAGACTAGCAGTGGGACTGGGAGTCCAGCTGTGGCAGTGCCCACACACTCACAGCCCTCACCCACCCCCAGCAATGAGAGCACAGACACTGCCTCTGAGATTGGCAGTGCTTTCAACTCACCTTTGCGCTCACCTATCCGCTCAGCCAACCCAACACGGCCCTCAAGCCCTGTCACCTCCCACATCTCCAAGGTGCTTTTTGGAGAGGATGATAGCCTGCTACGTGTTGACTGTATACGCTACAATCGTGCTGTCCGTGACCTGGGTCCTATCATCAGTACAGGCCTACTACACCTTGCTGAGGATGGTGTGCTGAGTCCCCTGGCACTGACAG AGAGTGGAAAGGGTTCCTCACCTTCCATCAGACTGAGCCAAGTCAACCAGGGATCCAGCAGCCTAGAGGAGAAGGAGGTGGTAGAAGCCACAGATAGCAGAGAGAAGACTGGGTTGTTCAGGCCCAGTGAGCCCTTGAGTGGGGAGAAGTACTCACCTAAG GAACTGCTGGCATTGCTAAAGTGTGTGGAGGCTGAGATTGCAAACTATGAAGCTTGCCtcaaggaggaggtggagaagaggaagaaattcaaG atTGATGACCAGAGAAGGACCCATAACTATGACGAGTTTATTTGCACCTTCATCTCCATGCTGGCTCAGGAAG GCATGCTGGCCAACCTGGTGGAGCAGAACATCTCTGTGAGGCGGCGTCAAGGGGTCAGCATTGGCCGGCTTCATAAGCAGCGGAAGCCTGACCGGCGGAAACGCTCTCGCCCCTACAAAGCCAAGCGCCAGTGA